A genomic region of Candidatus Pseudomonas phytovorans contains the following coding sequences:
- a CDS encoding TMEM165/GDT1 family protein, translating to MESLLVPTAIVALAEIGDKTQLLALILAARFRKPWPIIAGIVAATLANHAAAGAVGAWFGSFFSNSALHWILAASFTATALWTLVPDKMDDDENPARRFGPFLTTLIAFFLAEIGDKTQVATVMLAAQYPHLIMVIIGTTLGMLIANVPVVLAGNFAADKLPLTLIRRLAATAFIVLAIVAVYTAMKASGWVG from the coding sequence CTGGAATCTCTGTTGGTCCCCACCGCCATCGTTGCCCTCGCCGAAATCGGCGACAAGACGCAACTGCTTGCGCTCATTCTCGCTGCCCGCTTCCGCAAGCCATGGCCGATCATTGCCGGTATCGTAGCCGCCACCCTGGCCAACCATGCCGCAGCCGGTGCCGTGGGTGCCTGGTTCGGTAGTTTCTTCAGCAACTCGGCATTGCACTGGATCCTCGCCGCGAGCTTCACCGCCACTGCACTGTGGACCCTCGTACCCGACAAGATGGACGACGACGAGAACCCGGCGCGCCGCTTCGGTCCTTTCCTGACTACGCTGATCGCGTTCTTCCTGGCCGAAATCGGTGACAAGACCCAGGTCGCCACCGTGATGCTGGCGGCGCAGTATCCGCACCTGATCATGGTCATCATCGGCACCACCCTGGGCATGCTGATTGCCAACGTGCCGGTGGTATTGGCGGGTAACTTTGCAGCAGACAAGCTGCCATTGACGCTGATCCGCCGCCTGGCGGCCACAGCCTTCATCGTGCTGGCGATCGTGGCCGTTTACACGGCGATGAAGGCCAGTGGCTGGGTTGGGTAA
- a CDS encoding YajG family lipoprotein yields MLQRLLFGLIAVASLSLVGCAHSPQQLNPQPTLKAQLAPVGHGQPVVVRVVDGRPSPSLGTRGGMYPETSTISVSGNDVVPKLQAQAEAAVRLLGFTPSPNASNAPQLTVTLAELKYQSPKDNLYVTEATIGATFRADVRNGGRSYSGRYGASLDQRFGMAPNQDTNTQLVGDVLSDALTRLFKDPTIGQVLGQ; encoded by the coding sequence ATGTTGCAACGTCTGTTGTTCGGTTTGATTGCCGTGGCCAGCCTCAGCCTGGTCGGTTGTGCCCACAGCCCGCAACAACTCAACCCGCAGCCCACGCTCAAGGCCCAGTTGGCCCCGGTAGGCCACGGCCAGCCGGTCGTGGTGCGAGTGGTTGACGGTCGCCCTTCGCCGTCGCTGGGCACCCGTGGTGGCATGTACCCCGAAACCAGCACCATCAGCGTCAGCGGTAACGACGTGGTGCCGAAGCTGCAGGCCCAGGCCGAAGCTGCTGTGCGCCTGCTGGGTTTCACCCCATCGCCGAACGCCTCTAATGCACCACAGCTGACCGTGACCCTGGCCGAGCTGAAGTATCAGTCGCCCAAAGACAACCTGTACGTGACCGAGGCCACCATCGGTGCCACCTTCCGTGCCGATGTGCGCAATGGCGGCCGCAGCTACAGCGGCCGTTACGGTGCTTCGCTGGACCAGCGCTTCGGCATGGCGCCGAACCAGGATACCAACACCCAGTTGGTGGGTGATGTGCTGAGCGATGCCCTGACCCGCCTGTTCAAGGACCCGACCATCGGGCAGGTGCTGGGGCAGTAA
- a CDS encoding 1-acyl-sn-glycerol-3-phosphate acyltransferase yields MGEFDAIRPYDDAEVPAVLARLLSDPAFLDILTHFRFPRAAGAFGWLLKPLIARRLRKEFAGVSCVSTLQDKVEYYVDQTIDRATDGVTYSGVEQLKAGTAYLFLANHRDIVMDPAFVNYAVYHAGLPTPRIAIGDNLLQKPFVSDMMRLNKSFIVHRSISGRREKLAAYQLLSAYISHSIRNDVTSIWIAQAEGRAKDGDDRTDSAILKMFHMSRKDEPFGAVIQSLNLTPVSISYEYDPCDQAKARELYIRATTGTYKKAPGEDDNSIAKGITGYKGRVHINFTPPVTAYHEDTKQLAVEIDRQILGSYRLFPVHYLAYAMWDSKDEALQVPSAENVFPADELAKAREEWQRRLDACPEEQRPYLVLQYATPVRNQYQVKQQAPVA; encoded by the coding sequence ATGGGCGAATTCGATGCCATCCGACCGTACGACGATGCTGAGGTCCCTGCCGTTCTGGCACGCCTGCTCAGCGACCCGGCATTCCTCGATATCCTCACCCACTTCCGCTTCCCGCGTGCGGCCGGTGCTTTTGGCTGGTTGCTCAAGCCGCTGATTGCCCGCCGCCTGCGCAAGGAATTTGCTGGTGTCAGCTGCGTTTCGACCTTGCAGGATAAAGTCGAGTACTACGTCGACCAGACCATCGACCGCGCCACCGACGGCGTTACGTATTCGGGTGTGGAACAGCTCAAGGCCGGCACCGCCTACCTGTTCCTGGCCAACCATCGTGACATCGTCATGGACCCGGCCTTCGTCAACTACGCGGTGTACCACGCAGGCTTGCCGACGCCACGCATCGCCATTGGTGACAACCTGCTGCAAAAGCCCTTTGTCAGCGACATGATGCGCCTGAACAAGAGTTTCATCGTGCACCGCTCGATCAGCGGGCGCCGCGAGAAGCTGGCCGCTTACCAGCTGCTTTCGGCCTATATCAGCCACTCGATCCGCAACGATGTCACGTCGATCTGGATCGCCCAGGCCGAAGGACGGGCCAAGGACGGTGATGACCGCACCGACTCTGCGATCCTCAAGATGTTCCACATGAGCCGCAAGGACGAGCCGTTCGGTGCGGTGATCCAGAGCCTGAACCTGACACCGGTGTCGATCAGCTACGAATACGACCCGTGCGACCAGGCCAAGGCCCGCGAGCTGTACATCCGCGCCACCACCGGTACCTACAAGAAGGCGCCCGGCGAAGATGACAACAGCATCGCCAAGGGCATTACCGGCTACAAGGGGCGGGTGCACATCAACTTCACCCCGCCGGTGACCGCGTACCACGAGGACACCAAGCAGCTGGCTGTTGAGATCGACCGACAGATCCTGGGTAGCTACCGGCTGTTCCCGGTGCATTACCTAGCGTATGCGATGTGGGACAGCAAGGATGAGGCCCTGCAGGTGCCGAGTGCCGAGAACGTATTCCCGGCAGACGAACTGGCCAAGGCCAGGGAAGAATGGCAGCGCCGCCTGGATGCCTGCCCTGAAGAGCAGCGGCCTTACCTGGTGTTGCAGTATGCGACGCCAGTGCGTAACCAGTACCAGGTCAAGCAGCAGGCACCTGTAGCCTGA
- a CDS encoding class I SAM-dependent methyltransferase — MDPRSEVLLRQAELFQGPLLIAGAPADGLLGQLPQAQAWTWHAGDHAMLDSRFAGRSHYGVEPPEVAFDSAVLFLPKSRELAAYLLNALASRLGGRELYLVGEKRGGIEGAAKQLQAFGKPRKLDSARHCQLWQVTVEQAPEAKPLESLAERFELALEDGPLQVVSLPGVFSHGRLDRGTALLLKHLDGLPSGHVLDFGCGAGVLGATVKRRYPQSQVTLLDVDAFAAAASRLTLAANGLEGEVVIGDGIDAAPKDLSVILSNPPFHTGVHTHYLASETMLQKSAVHLRKGGEIRLVANSFLRYRPLIEGALGNCEIRDEADGFRIYYATRR, encoded by the coding sequence ATGGACCCGCGCAGTGAAGTGTTGCTCCGCCAGGCAGAGCTGTTCCAGGGGCCGCTGCTGATCGCCGGCGCCCCCGCCGATGGCCTGCTCGGCCAATTGCCGCAGGCCCAGGCCTGGACGTGGCATGCGGGCGATCACGCCATGCTCGACAGCCGCTTTGCCGGTCGCAGCCATTATGGAGTCGAGCCGCCTGAGGTGGCCTTCGACAGCGCCGTACTGTTCTTGCCCAAGTCCCGCGAGCTGGCGGCCTATCTGCTCAATGCCCTGGCGTCGCGCCTGGGCGGCCGTGAGCTGTATCTGGTCGGCGAAAAGCGTGGCGGCATCGAAGGCGCGGCCAAACAGCTGCAGGCCTTTGGCAAACCGCGCAAACTCGACAGCGCCCGTCACTGCCAGCTGTGGCAAGTCACCGTCGAGCAGGCACCCGAAGCCAAGCCGCTGGAAAGCCTGGCCGAACGCTTCGAGCTGGCCCTGGAAGACGGCCCGCTGCAAGTGGTCAGCCTGCCTGGCGTTTTCAGCCACGGGCGCCTCGACCGCGGTACCGCCCTGCTGCTCAAGCACCTCGACGGCCTGCCCAGCGGGCATGTGCTGGACTTCGGCTGTGGCGCCGGGGTACTGGGTGCCACAGTCAAACGTCGCTATCCACAAAGCCAGGTAACGTTGCTGGATGTGGACGCCTTTGCTGCGGCGGCCAGTCGGCTGACGCTGGCCGCAAACGGCCTTGAAGGCGAGGTGGTCATCGGCGACGGGATTGACGCAGCACCCAAGGATTTGAGCGTAATCCTGAGCAACCCTCCTTTCCATACCGGCGTGCACACCCACTACCTGGCATCGGAAACCATGCTGCAAAAATCAGCCGTTCATCTTCGAAAAGGCGGCGAAATACGCTTGGTAGCGAACAGCTTCCTGCGTTATCGGCCGTTGATCGAAGGGGCGCTGGGCAACTGCGAAATCCGCGACGAGGCCGACGGCTTCCGGATTTATTACGCAACACGCCGATAA
- a CDS encoding PA4642 family protein: protein MRKDKKQIIGDEISDDYIKSYLLFEPADSVTSPSLHKLVKAYRGLRVDDFERFVGFFVEAGLDLDGKDEHGQTFVEQIADQRNAPEYIEIIDNARG, encoded by the coding sequence ATGCGTAAAGACAAGAAACAGATAATCGGCGACGAAATCAGCGACGACTACATCAAGTCGTACCTCCTGTTCGAGCCAGCCGATAGCGTGACCTCGCCGTCTCTGCACAAGCTGGTCAAGGCCTACCGTGGCCTGCGCGTCGACGACTTCGAGCGCTTTGTCGGCTTCTTCGTCGAAGCGGGCCTGGACCTGGATGGCAAGGACGAACACGGCCAGACCTTCGTCGAGCAGATCGCCGACCAGCGCAATGCCCCCGAGTACATCGAGATTATCGACAACGCCCGTGGCTGA
- the mqo gene encoding malate dehydrogenase (quinone) codes for MAQNESVDVVLVGAGIMSATLAVLLKELDPTLKLEVVEAMDSGAAESSNPWNNAGTGHAGLCELNYTPQAADGSIDIKKAVHINTQFEVSRQFWAYLSKKGNFGSARAFINPVPHLSYVEGEKGVSFLKKRFEMLKQHHAFSEMEYTEDKAVMNDWMPLMMPGRPADQHIAATRVAKGTDVNFGALTNKLLKLLGDSPDAQVKYSKKVVGLRRNGSGWTVSIKDVNSGSSRDVDARFVFLGAGGAALPLLQVSGIPESKGFGGFPVSGQWLRCDNPEIVKQHQAKVYSQAAVGAPPMSVPHLDTRVVDGKTSLLFGPYAGFTTKFLKHGSLMDLPLSVRMGNIGPMLAVARDNMDLTKYLVSEVMQSMEQRLEALRRFYPQAKAEDWRLEVAGQRVQIIKKDPKKGGVLQFGTELVSAQDGSLAALLGASPGASVTVSIMLELIERCFPEQAKGAWAAKLKEIFPAREKTLATDAALYQKISADNDVALDLAENSPAAKHYA; via the coding sequence ATGGCGCAGAACGAATCGGTTGATGTAGTACTGGTAGGCGCGGGCATCATGAGTGCCACCCTGGCCGTACTGCTCAAGGAGCTTGACCCGACCCTGAAGCTTGAGGTCGTCGAGGCGATGGACTCCGGAGCCGCGGAAAGCTCCAACCCCTGGAACAACGCAGGCACCGGCCACGCTGGCCTGTGCGAGCTTAACTACACGCCTCAGGCCGCCGATGGCAGCATCGACATCAAGAAGGCCGTGCACATCAACACCCAGTTCGAGGTTTCGCGCCAGTTCTGGGCCTACCTGAGCAAGAAGGGCAACTTCGGCTCGGCGCGTGCTTTCATCAACCCTGTCCCACACCTGAGCTACGTCGAAGGTGAGAAGGGTGTTTCCTTCCTCAAGAAGCGCTTCGAGATGCTCAAGCAGCATCACGCCTTCAGCGAGATGGAATACACCGAAGACAAGGCCGTGATGAACGACTGGATGCCGCTGATGATGCCAGGCCGCCCGGCCGATCAGCACATTGCAGCTACCCGTGTAGCCAAAGGCACCGACGTCAACTTCGGCGCGCTGACCAACAAGCTGCTCAAACTGCTGGGCGACTCACCAGACGCGCAGGTGAAGTACAGCAAGAAGGTTGTCGGCCTGCGTCGTAATGGCAGCGGCTGGACCGTGAGCATCAAGGACGTCAACAGCGGCAGCAGCCGTGATGTGGACGCCCGTTTCGTGTTCCTCGGCGCTGGCGGCGCAGCACTGCCCCTGCTGCAGGTGTCTGGCATCCCGGAAAGCAAAGGCTTCGGCGGCTTCCCGGTCAGCGGCCAGTGGCTGCGTTGCGACAACCCGGAAATCGTCAAGCAGCACCAGGCCAAGGTCTACAGCCAGGCTGCCGTGGGTGCCCCGCCGATGTCGGTACCGCACCTGGACACCCGCGTTGTGGACGGCAAGACTTCGCTGCTGTTCGGCCCATACGCCGGTTTCACCACCAAGTTCCTCAAGCACGGTTCGCTGATGGACCTGCCGCTGTCGGTGCGCATGGGCAACATCGGCCCGATGCTGGCCGTGGCCCGTGACAACATGGACCTGACCAAGTACCTGGTCAGCGAAGTGATGCAGTCGATGGAGCAGCGTCTGGAAGCCCTGCGTCGCTTCTACCCGCAGGCCAAGGCCGAAGACTGGCGCCTGGAAGTGGCTGGTCAGCGCGTGCAGATCATCAAGAAAGACCCGAAAAAAGGCGGTGTACTGCAGTTCGGTACCGAGCTGGTCTCGGCCCAGGACGGCAGCCTGGCTGCACTGCTCGGCGCCTCGCCGGGCGCGTCGGTGACCGTTTCGATCATGCTGGAACTGATTGAACGCTGCTTCCCCGAGCAGGCCAAAGGTGCCTGGGCTGCCAAGCTCAAGGAAATCTTCCCGGCACGCGAGAAGACCTTGGCGACCGATGCTGCCCTGTACCAGAAGATCAGTGCCGACAACGACGTGGCGCTGGATCTTGCAGAAAACAGCCCGGCGGCCAAGCATTACGCCTGA
- a CDS encoding SOS response-associated peptidase, with amino-acid sequence MCGRYALFRWPQVLASLPGFPEGQPAQWNISPGASVLIQRQLDGQQQLAKARWGLTPAWLTDMSRTPAHARAETLAEQPMFRDAFRQRRCLMPANGFYEWRGSVRKRPYWLTPGEGSSLYFAAVWEAYPVQDQVWLSCAVVTQAAMNQRRPLILDEAGQAAWLDLDTPVTRLHELLASPPATLRERALANFVNDPKLDAPECLTPA; translated from the coding sequence ATGTGTGGACGTTATGCCCTGTTTCGCTGGCCCCAGGTGCTTGCCAGCCTGCCTGGCTTCCCCGAAGGCCAGCCGGCCCAATGGAACATTTCGCCCGGGGCTTCGGTGCTGATCCAGCGCCAGCTCGACGGCCAGCAGCAATTGGCCAAGGCGCGCTGGGGGCTTACCCCGGCCTGGCTCACAGACATGTCTCGCACCCCAGCCCACGCCCGTGCCGAAACCTTGGCCGAGCAGCCGATGTTTCGCGATGCATTTCGCCAGCGTCGCTGCCTGATGCCGGCCAACGGCTTTTACGAGTGGCGTGGCAGCGTGCGTAAACGCCCTTACTGGTTGACCCCCGGCGAGGGCTCGTCGCTGTACTTTGCGGCCGTGTGGGAGGCCTACCCGGTGCAGGACCAGGTGTGGCTCAGCTGTGCGGTGGTGACCCAGGCAGCCATGAACCAGCGTCGGCCGTTGATACTGGACGAGGCCGGGCAGGCGGCCTGGCTTGACCTGGATACGCCGGTTACCCGCTTGCACGAGTTGCTGGCCAGCCCGCCTGCAACGTTGCGGGAGCGGGCCCTGGCCAATTTCGTCAATGACCCGAAACTCGATGCGCCGGAGTGCCTGACCCCGGCTTGA
- a CDS encoding M48 family metallopeptidase: MRKSFVVSLLSAGILLAGCQAVNTTSGGAVGVQRQQYMFSMLSTDEVNQMYAQSYQQTLGEASSKGVLDKSSADAKRVQVIANRLIAQAPKFRPDAAQWNWEVNVIKSDELNANCGPGGKIIVYTGLIDQLKLTDAEIAAVVGHEIAHALREHSREAMSKAYGVQMARQGAGALLGLGEGSMAMADAVVNYSMTLPNSRANENEADLIGLELSARAGYDPNAAITLWNKMSKASEGAPPEFMSTHPASESRIASLQAAIPKVMPLYQAAAKQ, from the coding sequence ATGCGTAAGTCTTTTGTCGTCAGCCTGTTGAGTGCTGGCATCCTGCTGGCCGGCTGCCAGGCGGTGAACACCACCAGCGGCGGCGCTGTCGGCGTACAGCGCCAGCAATACATGTTCAGCATGCTCTCGACCGATGAGGTCAACCAGATGTACGCCCAGTCGTACCAGCAGACCCTGGGTGAGGCATCGAGCAAAGGTGTGCTCGACAAGTCCAGTGCTGATGCCAAGCGTGTGCAAGTCATCGCCAACCGCCTGATCGCCCAGGCGCCCAAGTTCCGCCCGGATGCCGCGCAATGGAACTGGGAAGTCAACGTGATCAAGAGCGACGAGCTGAACGCCAACTGCGGCCCGGGCGGCAAGATCATCGTCTACACCGGGCTGATCGATCAGCTCAAGCTCACCGATGCGGAAATTGCCGCTGTGGTGGGGCATGAGATTGCTCACGCCCTGCGAGAGCACAGCCGTGAGGCGATGTCCAAGGCTTATGGCGTGCAAATGGCCCGTCAGGGTGCCGGTGCCCTCTTGGGCCTGGGCGAGGGCAGCATGGCCATGGCCGATGCCGTGGTGAACTACTCCATGACCCTGCCCAACAGCCGTGCCAACGAGAACGAAGCCGACCTGATTGGCCTGGAGTTGTCGGCGCGCGCCGGGTATGACCCGAATGCCGCGATCACTTTGTGGAACAAGATGAGCAAGGCTTCTGAAGGCGCGCCGCCTGAGTTCATGAGTACTCACCCGGCGTCCGAAAGCCGCATTGCTTCGTTGCAGGCAGCCATTCCGAAGGTGATGCCGTTGTATCAGGCAGCTGCCAAGCAGTAG
- a CDS encoding CPXCG motif-containing cysteine-rich protein: MLETANYDCPYCGEEVETTVDLSGGDQEYIEDCQVCCKPIRFVLQVHGEEWMLDVFGEND, from the coding sequence ATGCTGGAAACTGCGAACTATGATTGCCCGTATTGTGGCGAGGAAGTCGAAACCACGGTGGACCTGTCTGGTGGCGATCAGGAGTACATCGAGGACTGTCAGGTGTGCTGCAAGCCTATCCGCTTCGTGCTGCAGGTTCATGGCGAGGAGTGGATGCTGGATGTCTTCGGTGAGAATGACTGA
- a CDS encoding WbuC family cupin fold metalloprotein produces the protein MRQPAFIDQSLFAGLAEKAAANPRGRQHHNFHEMEEPCHRMAVGLQPTTYIPPHRHLSDDKAEALIVLKGRLGLLIFDEQGVVTDKRVLQAGGDCLGVDLAPGTYHGLVVLEPDSILFECKAGPYRPVGEGEHAHWAPREGEVGVAEYQAWMLAQFD, from the coding sequence ATGCGCCAGCCAGCGTTCATCGACCAGTCGCTGTTCGCCGGGCTGGCCGAAAAGGCTGCCGCCAATCCGCGTGGGCGGCAGCATCACAACTTCCATGAGATGGAAGAGCCTTGCCACCGCATGGCAGTGGGGCTGCAGCCAACCACCTACATTCCGCCGCACCGCCACTTGAGCGACGACAAGGCCGAAGCGCTGATCGTGCTGAAGGGCCGCCTGGGGCTGCTGATTTTCGATGAGCAGGGCGTGGTGACCGACAAGCGGGTGTTGCAGGCGGGCGGAGACTGCCTGGGTGTGGACCTGGCGCCCGGTACCTACCATGGCTTGGTAGTGCTGGAACCGGACAGCATCTTGTTCGAGTGCAAGGCCGGGCCATACCGGCCTGTGGGAGAGGGCGAGCATGCGCACTGGGCGCCGCGCGAGGGTGAGGTGGGCGTAGCCGAGTACCAGGCCTGGATGCTCGCGCAGTTCGATTGA
- a CDS encoding DUF2007 domain-containing protein: protein MRRIYEPENLLEAEMLVGMLASEGISVQLVGRDLMGGVGELPLQGLLGLAVADEQAEYARQLIDAYNDAQPMVGDEPESFPGTLIC from the coding sequence ATGCGACGGATCTACGAACCTGAAAACCTGCTCGAAGCCGAAATGCTGGTCGGTATGCTGGCCAGTGAAGGCATCAGCGTGCAACTGGTAGGCCGTGATTTGATGGGGGGTGTGGGCGAACTACCCCTGCAAGGCCTGCTCGGGCTTGCGGTAGCAGATGAGCAGGCCGAGTACGCACGGCAGCTGATCGATGCGTACAATGATGCCCAGCCAATGGTTGGCGACGAACCGGAGAGCTTCCCCGGTACTTTGATCTGCTAG
- a CDS encoding 2-hydroxyacid dehydrogenase, producing the protein MPSPRRAVFLDHHSLDLGDLDLSPLRSQFDEFELFDATRPDQVSQRLQGAVAVVSNKVMLDAATLAANPQLKLILVAATGTNNVDLTAARAQGITVCNCQGYGTPSVAQHTLALLLALATRLCDYNQAVADGQWAKASQFCLLDFPIVELEGKTLGMLGHGELGGAVARLAEAFGMRVLSGQIPGRPERADRLPLAELLPQVDALTLHCPLNEHTRHMLGARELALLKPGAFVVNTARGGLIDEQALADALRSGHLGGAATDVLSVEPPVNGNPLLETGIPRLIITPHSAWGAVESRQRIVGQLSENAQAFFAGQPRRVVS; encoded by the coding sequence ATGCCCAGCCCGCGTCGCGCCGTGTTTCTCGATCACCACTCCCTCGACCTTGGTGACCTCGACCTTTCCCCGCTACGCAGCCAGTTCGATGAGTTCGAGCTGTTCGATGCAACCCGCCCAGACCAGGTAAGCCAGCGCCTTCAGGGCGCCGTTGCGGTGGTCAGCAACAAGGTCATGCTCGACGCCGCAACCCTGGCTGCCAACCCACAGCTCAAGCTGATTCTGGTGGCCGCCACCGGCACCAACAATGTCGACCTGACAGCAGCACGCGCCCAGGGCATCACCGTGTGCAACTGCCAGGGCTACGGTACGCCGTCCGTCGCGCAGCACACACTCGCCCTGCTGTTGGCCCTGGCCACTCGTCTGTGCGACTACAACCAGGCGGTGGCCGACGGCCAGTGGGCCAAGGCCAGCCAGTTCTGCCTGCTGGATTTCCCCATCGTCGAGCTGGAAGGCAAAACCCTCGGCATGCTTGGCCACGGCGAACTGGGCGGCGCGGTAGCGCGGCTGGCCGAAGCCTTCGGCATGCGCGTACTGAGCGGGCAGATTCCCGGCCGCCCGGAACGCGCCGACCGCCTGCCGCTGGCCGAACTGCTGCCACAAGTCGATGCCCTGACCCTGCACTGCCCGCTGAACGAGCACACCCGGCACATGCTCGGTGCCCGCGAACTGGCCCTGCTCAAGCCCGGTGCGTTCGTGGTGAACACCGCCCGTGGCGGCCTGATCGACGAGCAGGCACTGGCCGATGCCCTGCGCAGTGGCCACTTGGGCGGCGCCGCCACCGACGTGCTGAGCGTGGAGCCGCCGGTGAACGGCAATCCGTTGCTCGAAACCGGCATCCCGCGGCTGATCATCACCCCGCACAGCGCCTGGGGGGCAGTGGAGTCGCGTCAACGTATCGTCGGCCAGCTGAGCGAGAACGCCCAGGCCTTCTTCGCCGGTCAGCCACGCCGCGTGGTCAGCTGA
- a CDS encoding fatty acid--CoA ligase yields MLQTRIIKPAEGAYDYPLLIKRLLMSGSRYEKTREIVYRDQLRLTYPQLNERIARLANVLTEAGVKAGDTVAVMDWDSHRYLECMFAIPMIGAVVHTINVRLSPEQILYTMNHAEDRVVLVNSDFVGLYQAIAGQLTTVEKTLLLTDGPDKTAELPGLVGEYEQLLAAASPRYDFPDFDENSVATTFYTTGTTGNPKGVYFTHRQLVLHTLAEASVTGSIDSVRLLGSNDVYMPITPMFHVHAWGIPYAATMLGMKQVYPGRYEPDMLVKLWREEKVTFSHCVPTILQMLLNCPTAQGQDFGGWKIIIGGSSLNRSLYQAALARGIQLTAAYGMSETCPLISAAHLNDELQAGSEDERVTYRIKAGVPVPLVEAAIVDGDGNFLPADGETQGELVLRAPWLTMGYFKEPEKSEELWQGGWLHTGDVATLDNMGYIDIRDRIKDVIKTGGEWISSLDLEDLVSRHPAVREVAVVGVADPQWGERPFALLVVREGHAIDAKALKDHLKPFVEQGHINKWAIPGQIAVVTEIPKTSVGKLDKKRIRQDIVQWQASNSAFLSTL; encoded by the coding sequence ATGCTGCAGACCCGCATCATCAAGCCCGCCGAGGGCGCCTACGACTACCCGCTGCTGATCAAACGCCTGCTGATGTCCGGCAGCCGCTATGAAAAGACCCGCGAAATCGTCTACCGCGACCAGCTGCGCCTGACCTACCCACAGCTCAACGAGCGCATTGCGCGCCTGGCCAATGTGCTGACCGAGGCCGGGGTTAAAGCCGGTGACACGGTGGCGGTAATGGACTGGGACAGCCACCGCTACCTGGAGTGCATGTTCGCCATCCCGATGATCGGCGCCGTGGTGCACACCATCAACGTGCGCCTGTCGCCCGAGCAGATCCTCTACACCATGAACCATGCCGAAGACCGCGTGGTGCTGGTCAACAGCGATTTCGTCGGCCTCTACCAGGCCATTGCCGGGCAACTGACCACCGTTGAAAAGACCCTGCTGCTGACCGATGGCCCGGACAAGACAGCCGAGTTGCCCGGCCTGGTGGGCGAGTACGAGCAACTGCTTGCAGCTGCCAGCCCGCGCTACGATTTCCCGGACTTCGATGAAAACTCGGTGGCCACCACCTTTTACACCACTGGCACCACCGGTAACCCCAAGGGCGTGTACTTCACCCACCGGCAACTGGTCCTGCACACACTGGCCGAAGCGTCTGTCACCGGCAGCATCGACAGCGTGCGCCTGCTGGGCAGCAACGATGTGTACATGCCCATCACCCCGATGTTCCACGTACATGCCTGGGGTATTCCCTACGCCGCCACCATGCTTGGCATGAAGCAGGTATACCCGGGGCGCTACGAGCCGGACATGCTGGTCAAGCTGTGGCGTGAAGAGAAGGTCACGTTCTCCCACTGCGTGCCGACCATCCTGCAGATGCTGCTCAACTGCCCGACCGCGCAAGGGCAGGACTTTGGCGGCTGGAAGATCATCATCGGCGGCAGCTCGCTGAACCGTTCGCTGTACCAGGCTGCCCTGGCGCGTGGCATCCAGCTGACCGCAGCGTATGGCATGTCCGAAACCTGCCCGCTGATCTCCGCCGCGCACCTCAACGACGAGCTGCAGGCCGGCAGCGAGGATGAGCGCGTCACCTACCGCATCAAGGCCGGCGTGCCGGTGCCGCTGGTCGAAGCGGCCATTGTCGATGGCGACGGCAATTTCCTGCCTGCCGATGGCGAAACGCAGGGCGAGCTGGTGCTGCGTGCGCCGTGGCTGACCATGGGTTACTTCAAGGAGCCGGAAAAGAGCGAGGAGCTGTGGCAGGGTGGCTGGCTGCACACCGGTGACGTAGCCACCCTCGACAACATGGGTTACATCGACATCCGTGACCGCATCAAGGACGTGATCAAGACCGGCGGTGAGTGGATTTCCTCGCTCGACCTGGAAGACCTGGTCAGCCGCCACCCGGCCGTGCGCGAAGTGGCGGTGGTGGGCGTGGCCGACCCACAATGGGGCGAGCGCCCGTTTGCATTGCTGGTGGTGCGCGAAGGCCATGCCATCGACGCCAAGGCATTGAAGGACCACCTCAAGCCGTTTGTCGAGCAGGGGCACATCAACAAATGGGCGATTCCTGGCCAGATCGCTGTTGTTACTGAAATTCCCAAGACCAGTGTCGGCAAGCTCGACAAGAAACGCATCCGCCAGGACATCGTGCAGTGGCAGGCCAGCAACAGCGCGTTCCTGTCCACGCTGTAA